The genomic segment CAAGCGGTTGATCAACGCCGACTTGCCGACGTTGGGAAACCCCAAAACGACTGCCCGCACCGGACGCGGGCGCATGCCGCGATCGCGCCGACGTTGATTCACGGACGCACCTGCTCGTTGCGTGGCTTTAACAAGGGTTTTGATGCCGCGACCGCGTTGGGCGTCAGTTAGATAAGGCGTTTCGCCTCGGGCGACAAACCACGTTTGCCAATTTTGCAAAACCTCTGGCGGAACCATGTCCGTACGGTTGAGCACCAGCACGCGCGGCTTGCTCCCGATCCATTGCGGTATGTCCGGATGGTGCGATGCTAGTGGCACGCGCGCGTCGAGAACTTCCAGCACGACATCAACTCGTTTGAGCTGCTCCTTAAGCTGGCGCTCGGCACGAGCAATATGACCGGGATACCACTGAATCGTATAGGTGGACACGAACTAACAAGGAGGCGGTGCGCCTAGCAATTCTAGCGAACTTGCCTCGCGCCCCAGCCGATAATCGTGCGGTTTTCAAACAACGCCTCTCCAGCCTGGCAAAACTTCGCTAGAGAGCAGCTGCGCTAACTCGTCTCTTGCCCTAGCTGTGACCCGAAGCACCCGTCGAACAACCGCAGCGCTTGGGAGCTCGCTTGGCCTGGAAGCACCGGCAACCCGCCGATTCGAGTACGCCAGAAACTCGCGTACACTGTGCGGTGATAGTTTTGAGTTCGCACCCGTGACCGATCCGCGCAACCCCGCTCCCACTGTGGATATCATCGTCGAACTTGTCGATCGCCGCGATCGCCCGATCGTGCTGGTCGAGCGACGCTTTCCGCCCCACGGCTGGGCGCTGCCCGGCGGTTTTGTCGATTATGGGGAAGCCGTGGAAACTGCCGCCCGTCGCGAATCCCGCGAGGAAATCTGCCTTGACGTGGATTTGATCGAGCAATTCCAAGTGTATTCCGACCCACAACGCGATGCGCGCAAGCACACGCTCAGCGTTGTCTTCTTGGCAGCCGCCACCGGCACGCCCCGCGCTGCTGATGACGCCAAGGCGATCGCGATTTGCCCCGTCTGGGAACTGCCACGGCCATTGTGCTTCGACCACGCGCGTATCCTGCACGACTACCGCCGCTACCGCGACTACGGCATCCGCCCGCACTTGAGTTTTCCTTAATAGATATCTTCTTTTGGGTAGATAAAGAAGACGCGAATCTATTCGGAGTCAGCCGCTCTGCGTCGCGGTCGAGACGTTCGACGGCAACGCAGCAAGGGCAATTGGCGCTCTAGAATCGCGATTTTGATGAAGGGAAGGACGTCTGGGCACCTCGAAAAATTGCCAGATTGTGGCGTGCCAGCGGCTGAAATGCCCATGCTCTCGAGCCGACCTTCGGTCTCGAGCGAATTAATCGAAGTATCCTTCTAACGATCGGTTTCATCTATTCTCAAGTCTAGAAAGCAGGTGCCGGAGACAAACTCGCCCAGCGATCGGTGCTGCTGCGGTCAGCGATCGACGAATTCGATGGCAATTGTGTACGGGGCACCTGGAAAAATTGCAGGATTTTGGCGTAAGGCGGCTGAACTAAACGTGTTGTCGTTCAGACCTTCGGTCTTGAGCGAATTAATTAATCGAGGTGCCCTATAGTGAGGCTGTCAACCTACTGCTTTCCTGCAGCTGCCACAACCGATGGTGACATCTTCGCTTCCGCAGCGCTTTGCCAAGTTTCGTAGTGGTTGGCGGCACGTTGATTGGTCGTTGTTGCTGCTGTCGATCGCCTTGGTAGCTTGGGGCGGACTGGCCATTCGCAGTACCGAAATTGCCGATCGCTCCGACTTCGCGTTGCAGCACTGGATTCTGGGCGGACTCTGTCTGCCGCTCGTGCTGCTCGTTGCGCGCTGTCGATACGAAGTCTTAATTCGCTGGCACTGGTTGACTTACGGATTGGTCAATGCCCTGCTGGTCGCTGTGATGGTTGCCGGCGTAAGCGCCAAAGGTGCACAACGTTGGATTCCGATCGGCGGCTTTAACATCCAGCCGTCGGAGTTCGCCAAACTCGGCGCAATTGTCACTTTAGCGGCATTGCTACACGCGAAACCGGCTTCGACGCTGCCGGCACTATTTCGAACGCTGTTGGTGGTTGCCGTCCCCTGGGGATTGGTCTTTCTGCAGCCGGACTTGGGGACATCGTTGGTGTTTGGCGCGATCGCCCTTGGGATGCTGTACTGGGGCAATGCCAAGCTGGGCTGGTTGGTGCTGATGGTATCGCCGTTAGTGGCTGCGATTTTATTCAACTTGTATCTGCCGGGATGGTTTGCTTGGACGGCATTGATGACGTTGACAGCCTGGTTGACACTGCCGCTGCGCTGGATGTCGGCCCTGGGCGCGCTGGTGGTTAATGCCCTCTCGGGCGGTTTAGGTATCTTATTGTGGAGAGTGCTTAAGGACTATCAAAAAGACCGCCTGATTTTGTTTCTCGAACCGGAACGCGATCCCTTGGGTGGCGGCTACCACCTGATTCAGTCGCGGATCGCGATCGGGGCAGGCCAACTCTGGGGACGAGGGCTCAACGAAGGGACCCAAACGCAGTTGAACTTTATCCCCGAACAACACACGGATTTCATCTTCAGCGCGATCGGGGAAGAGTTGGGATTCATCGGCAGTATCGGGCTACTGGTAATCTTTTGGTTGATTTGCACGCGACTGGTCTTCATTGCCCTCAATGCAAAGGAGAATTTCGGGTCGCTCCTGGCAGTCGGCGTCCTGTCGATGCTGGTGTTTCAAGTCTTTGTCAATATCGGCATGACGGTCGGACTCGCCCCAATTACAGGCATTCCGCTGCCGTGGGTGAGTTACGGGCGTTCGGCAATGGTGACCAACTTCCTCGCGATCGCGCTGGTGGAGTCGGTTGCCAATCACAGCCAGATCCGCTCGTTTTTCCAATCCGGCGATTAGCGAACGCGCCCGTCGAACGGGGTGGGCGGAAGACTAACCGCGGTGTCCCGTGACGATATAGGTAACGCGCTGGCCGATGTTGGTGGCATGATCGGCCATGCGTTCGAGGTGGCGGATGGCCAACCCGAGTAATAGAAACGGTTCGATCGGACCCGGAACGTCGCGGGTTTGGGCGAGCGCGCCGTAGATGCGATCGTATGCGTCGTCAACCGTATCGTCCATTTGCTTGACCCGGCGGCCGGTAGCGACATCGAGATCGGCTAGCGCCATCAAGCTAACAGCCAGCATCACCTGCGAGTGGTTGGACATGGACTCGATCTCGGCCATGTGCGGGTTCGGCGGATATGGAAATAATTTGAGGGCAAGCTCGGCGAGATCCTCGGCATAGTCTCCGATCCGTTCGAGGTCGCGCACGAGCTGCATCAACGCACTCAGCAGTCGCACGTCTTCTGCTAGCGTTGCCTGCAACGACATCAACATGGCGCAGTCGCTTTCGATCTGGCGGTAGTAGCGATCGATTTCTTCGTCCAGCGGTTTGATGTGCTTGGCAGCCGCCAAGTTACGTGCAAACAGCGCCTCGTGGCTGAGGCGAAATGACTGCTCTACAAGCGCCCCCATGCGCAATACATCTTGCTCCAGGCGTTTCAGACTGCGCTCGAAGGTGCGATCGCCGCCAACATTACTATGTGCTGACCAATCCACGGTTCCAACATCGAGATCGTTGGTTTGCTGGGACACCATGACTATAAACCATGCATCTCTATCTTAGAAGCCGTTTAAAAAGTCGAGTTCCGGAAATCGGGTACATACCTTGCAAGGAGAGAATAGGGACTTTAAAGCTTCTCTAAAAATCTCTCAGAGTAGTCTGATGTCAAATTCGCATATTTACTCGCTGTATCTGCATCTTCAGATGAGGATGTGCCAGGAATTGCTGCAATCTGACTCGGTTAGTGTTCGGGTTTAGTAGGATATCTGCCCGGACCCTTTTCACCTAGTCTCTGAGCTCGACTTTAGCCGTTAGGTGGCGTAGCAAACAAGTTAGACCAGCACTCCCACAGTTCTTTCCGTACTTTTTCCGACTACCTGCCAGCGGGAGACCTGCGCAATAGTTCCGCCGCCCATTGCTGCCGCGGCACTAGGCCCGGCGCATCAACAAATGTCGGTTGCTCCTCGCGGTTCCACGCTTTCTGGGGCAGTTCCCAGTTGCCGTCTGTCTGGCTCAGCTGCGCTTGCAGCACTCCCAACGAAATAGACCAAGTAGGGTTTGCTCAAAAAGGCCGGAATTCTCTCAATGAAAGGATCTCAGCGTTTTCTGTGACAGAAAAGTGCACGGTGATAGGCACCAGAGCCTTATAACCCTTACACTTAGGCTGAGATTCCGTGGCAAAAAGCTGGGGCTAGATAGTAAAAGCCTGATTCCATAAACTCTCTGCCCCTAAATTCGATTTGTGGACTTTTCAGCGAACCCCAAGTAGCGGGGGGTGGCGTGCGGGCAATCGCTTGCGGAGACCCGTGCCGCTAGCTCTCGACTCCAAGATGAGCGGGCACTTCCTTAAATGCCACTGATAGCTGCCAGCCCCACCGGAACTACTTCAAGATTTACGCCGCCCGTTGGGACCGATCCATATAGGAAAACAATAGGAAAACACTTTGTTCCCCTGCCCATAAAAGCAATCGACCCCACCGGCGGGTGAGGTCGATAAATAACCTAGATCGGCGATAAAACCGAAGCTGT from the Rubidibacter lacunae KORDI 51-2 genome contains:
- a CDS encoding NUDIX domain-containing protein — its product is MTDPRNPAPTVDIIVELVDRRDRPIVLVERRFPPHGWALPGGFVDYGEAVETAARRESREEICLDVDLIEQFQVYSDPQRDARKHTLSVVFLAAATGTPRAADDAKAIAICPVWELPRPLCFDHARILHDYRRYRDYGIRPHLSFP
- the rodA gene encoding rod shape-determining protein RodA, which translates into the protein MVTSSLPQRFAKFRSGWRHVDWSLLLLSIALVAWGGLAIRSTEIADRSDFALQHWILGGLCLPLVLLVARCRYEVLIRWHWLTYGLVNALLVAVMVAGVSAKGAQRWIPIGGFNIQPSEFAKLGAIVTLAALLHAKPASTLPALFRTLLVVAVPWGLVFLQPDLGTSLVFGAIALGMLYWGNAKLGWLVLMVSPLVAAILFNLYLPGWFAWTALMTLTAWLTLPLRWMSALGALVVNALSGGLGILLWRVLKDYQKDRLILFLEPERDPLGGGYHLIQSRIAIGAGQLWGRGLNEGTQTQLNFIPEQHTDFIFSAIGEELGFIGSIGLLVIFWLICTRLVFIALNAKENFGSLLAVGVLSMLVFQVFVNIGMTVGLAPITGIPLPWVSYGRSAMVTNFLAIALVESVANHSQIRSFFQSGD
- the phoU gene encoding phosphate signaling complex protein PhoU — protein: MVSQQTNDLDVGTVDWSAHSNVGGDRTFERSLKRLEQDVLRMGALVEQSFRLSHEALFARNLAAAKHIKPLDEEIDRYYRQIESDCAMLMSLQATLAEDVRLLSALMQLVRDLERIGDYAEDLAELALKLFPYPPNPHMAEIESMSNHSQVMLAVSLMALADLDVATGRRVKQMDDTVDDAYDRIYGALAQTRDVPGPIEPFLLLGLAIRHLERMADHATNIGQRVTYIVTGHRG